CCTCGCTGAAGGCTGCGATCTTGCGGAGCTTCCCAGGATCGCAGCCATCGGCAGTACCCGCATGACATTTCTCATTCGCCCCGCCCGGCCCGCAGACGCGGCCACCCTCCCCGCCATCGAACGTTCGGCCGCTGAACTGTTTCGTCTGGATCCTGCACTGGCCTGGCTGGCCGACAGCGATGTACCCGACGCCGCGCGGCATTTGCACGCCATCGAACAGGCCACGGTGTGGGTGGCAGAAAATATCGACGGACAACTGGCAGGCTTTCTAAGAGCCGTTGAAATCGACAGGCAACTGCATGTCGAGGAACTCTCCGTCAGCCAACACTTTCAGGGCCAGGGCATCGGTCGCAAGTTACTGTCGGGCGTGATTGAACACGCGCGACGGCAGCAACTTGAGGCGATCACGCTGACCACTTTTCGCGACCTGCCGTGGAATGCGCCGTTTTATCAGCGAATGGGGTTTGTCGTACTGGACGACGAAAATATCGGAACTCATCTTGCCGAGGCCTTGCGCGACGAAATTGCCCACGGCCTTCCCGGTAAACGTCGCTGCGCCATGCGCCTGTCGCTTCCCTGATATCACGACCGCCTCGCGCACGCTTGACCGCTAACCGGCACGCGGTGAGGATGGCTACGCCGCTCGTATCCGAATCTGAAATAAGGACATTGATCTTTTCGTGGCCACTTACTCGCGCCTTATTCGCCGGCTGATGATCACCTCGTTGACCATCGTCATCAGCCGCGCCCTGATCAGCCCTCTATTGACCCTGTTCCTGAGCAACAAACTGGGGCTCGACCCTCAGGATGTCGGGCTGTTGCTGGGCATCGCGGTGTTCAGCGCCACGCTGCTGTCACTCTATGGCGGCTACATCATCGACCGCCTCGACAAACGTCAGTTGCTGATCCTGACCATGCTGTCGAGCGGCGTTGGCCTGATTCTGCTGACGTTCGCGCAGAACCTGTATCTGGTGACGCTGGTGCTGATCATCAGCGAAACCGCTTCGGCGCTATTTCTGATTGGCTCCAAGGCCATCCTCAGTGAGAACCTGCCCGTCGGCCAACGGGTGAAAGCGTTTTCGCTGAATTACACGCTGACCAATATCGGCTATGCCATCGGCCCGATGATCGGCGTGGTGATTGCCGGCATCCAGCCCACCGCGCCGTTTATCGTTGCTGGCGCGATTGCCTGCGGCAGCATGTTTCTGCTGCTCGGTGTCTCGCGGGAAGCCGATCCGCAATCGTCGGGCAAACAGCCGCAGAGTTTCCTGGACACGCTTAGAATCCTCAAGAACGACCGCACGATGGTCCTGTTCACTTTGGGCTGCCTGCTCAGCACACTGGTTCACGGGCGGTTCACCCTGTATCTGTCGCAGTACCTGTTGGTGACTCACACCCAACAGCAGACGCTCGACACCATGGCCGCTTTGCTTGCCTGCAATGCGATTACCGTCATCCTGCTGCAATACCAGATCGGTCGTCTGCTCAAGCGTGAACATCTGCGGCGCTGGATAGCTGGCGGCACAGCGTTGTTCATCGGCGGGCTGATCGGTTTCAGCATGGCCGACAGCCTCATTGGCTGGTGTGTAGCGATGTTCATCTTCACCCTGGGCGAAATGATCATCTATCCGGCGGATTTCCTGTTCGTCGACACCCTCGCCCCGGAAGCCCTGCGCGGCAGCTACTACGGCGCGCAGAACCTTGCCGCACTGGGTGGTGCCTTGAGCCCGGTGATGTGTGGTTTCCTGCTGATGCACACTCCGGCGCCGAGCATGTTCTATGCGTTGAGTGCACTGGCGGCGCTGGGTGGATACTTGTGCGTGGTCAGTGGGCGTCGAATTAAAACAGTTCAAAAATAATGCACTGAAGCTGCATTTATATGAATTTGTCAGCATCGAGATTGCTTGGCACACTGTGCGCGTTCCTCCCCCAATAGTTGGAACGCTTAGAAGGACTTTCCGGATTGACGGACAAGTCCTTTTTTTTGCCTTCGGTTTTCTTCAAAGGATCGCGTCTTCATGCTCGCTCGCTGGTTGCCCGCTGCCATCAACACCCGCCCCACCGAATGGAGCCGCGCCGCCATCGGCATGGCACTTGGCACGCTGTTCAGCGTGTGGGCATGCAGTCAGGTGTTCGGCATCGAAGTGGCCTACCACCTGATCGGCCCGCTGGGAGCGTCGGCGGTGTTGCTGTTCGCCGTATCCTCCGGCGCCCTCGCCCAGCCGTGGTCGATCATTGGTGGCTACCTGTGTGCGGGCGTCGTGGCGTTGCTGGTGGCTCATGTCCTTGGCCGAACGTTGGGCAGCGCCTGTCTGGCGGCGGGCATGGCGTTGATCCTGATGTGCTGGCTGCGCTGCCTGCATCCGCCGGCCGGCGCGGTGGCCTTGACGATGGTGCTGGCCGATCCGACGACCATCGCCATGGACTGGAAAGCCCTGGAACCGGTGATGCTCAGCGCCGCGTGCATGCTGCTGGCCGCTTTGGCCTACAACAACCTGACCCGCATCCGCTACCCGAAACGCCCCGCCGAACCGGCGCCGGCCGTGGCACCGGTCGATTCCCAGGCCATCACGGCCGAGGATCTGAAATTGGCGCTGGCTGATATGGAGGCGTTCATTGATGTGACGCCGGAGGACCTGGAACAGTTGATTCATGCCAGTGAGTTGCACGCCAGACGGCGGAGCATTGGCCAGGTGTTCCGCTGAGTCCAGAGCCTGCCCCTGTCAGCGTTGTCGATTGAAGAGAAGCCGCGATCCCGTGCATTCAGCCCAAGGCAAAAATGCAGACACCCCATGCACATATCCCCGTTGTACACGGCAAATTTGCACTGTTACGATCCGCTAACGCCCGCGCGCGGGCTTCTCGAATAAAGACAATAAAAGCAGGGAGTTAGTGATGACTGCTCAGGCTTCATCCCCGCGGACTTCGTCCATGGATGCCACGCAAAACGAAGTGCTGGCCGAGGTTCGCAATCACATCGGTCATCTGACCCTCAATCGCCCCGCCGGCCTCAATGCCCTGACCCTCGACATGGTGCGCCAGCTCCAGCAACACCTGGATGCCTGGGCCGCTGATGCCTATATCCACGCAGTCGTGCTGCGCGGTGCCGGCGAAAAAGCCTTCTGTGCCGGTGGCGACATTCGTTCCCTGTACGACAGCCATAAAAGCGGCGACACGCTGCACGAAGACTTCTTCGTCGAGGAATACGCCCTCGACCTGACGATCCACCACTACCGCAAACCGGTGCTGGCGCTGATGGACGGTTTCGTTCTCGGTGGCGGCATGGGCCTGGTGCAAGGCGCCGACCTGCGAGTGGTCACCGAAAAGAGCCGTCTGGCAATGCCGGAAGTGGCCATCGGTTATTTCCCGGATGTCGGCGGCAGTTATTTCCTGCCGCGCATTCCCGGTGAGCTGGGGATTTACCTGGGCGTCAGCGGTGTACAGATTCGTGCGGCGGATGCGCTGTATTGCGGCCTCGCCGACTGGTATCTGGACAGCAGCAAACTCGGCACCCTCGACGAACAGCTCGACCACCTGGAGTGGCACGACACGCCGCTGAAAGACCTGCAAAACCTGCTGGCCCGTCACGCCGTGCAAACCCTGCCGGATGCGCCGCTCGAAGCCTTGCGCCCGGCCATCGACCACTTCTTCGCCTTGCCTGACGTGCCGAGCATCGTCGAGCAACTGCGCGCCGTCACCGTTGCCGACAGCCATGAGTGGGCGACCACCACCGCCGACCTGCTGGAAACCCGCTCGCCGCTGGCCATGGGCGTGACCCTGGAGATGCTGCGTCGCGGCCGGCACCTGAGCCTGGAACACTGCTTCGCCCTCGAGCTGCACCTGGATCGCCAGTGGTTCGAACGCGGCGACCTGATCGAAGGCGTGCGCGCCTTGCTGATCGACAAAGACAAATCACCACGCTGGAACCCGCCGACCCTTGCCGCGCTGCACGCCGAGCACGTCGCGAGTTTCTTCCACGGTTTCGAAGAGAGCGGGAGCTGAGCCATGCACGATCTCGAATTGACTGAAGACCAGGTAATGATCCGCGACATGGCCCGGGACTTTGCCC
This genomic window from Pseudomonas kribbensis contains:
- a CDS encoding MFS transporter yields the protein MATYSRLIRRLMITSLTIVISRALISPLLTLFLSNKLGLDPQDVGLLLGIAVFSATLLSLYGGYIIDRLDKRQLLILTMLSSGVGLILLTFAQNLYLVTLVLIISETASALFLIGSKAILSENLPVGQRVKAFSLNYTLTNIGYAIGPMIGVVIAGIQPTAPFIVAGAIACGSMFLLLGVSREADPQSSGKQPQSFLDTLRILKNDRTMVLFTLGCLLSTLVHGRFTLYLSQYLLVTHTQQQTLDTMAALLACNAITVILLQYQIGRLLKREHLRRWIAGGTALFIGGLIGFSMADSLIGWCVAMFIFTLGEMIIYPADFLFVDTLAPEALRGSYYGAQNLAALGGALSPVMCGFLLMHTPAPSMFYALSALAALGGYLCVVSGRRIKTVQK
- a CDS encoding enoyl-CoA hydratase/isomerase family protein, giving the protein MTAQASSPRTSSMDATQNEVLAEVRNHIGHLTLNRPAGLNALTLDMVRQLQQHLDAWAADAYIHAVVLRGAGEKAFCAGGDIRSLYDSHKSGDTLHEDFFVEEYALDLTIHHYRKPVLALMDGFVLGGGMGLVQGADLRVVTEKSRLAMPEVAIGYFPDVGGSYFLPRIPGELGIYLGVSGVQIRAADALYCGLADWYLDSSKLGTLDEQLDHLEWHDTPLKDLQNLLARHAVQTLPDAPLEALRPAIDHFFALPDVPSIVEQLRAVTVADSHEWATTTADLLETRSPLAMGVTLEMLRRGRHLSLEHCFALELHLDRQWFERGDLIEGVRALLIDKDKSPRWNPPTLAALHAEHVASFFHGFEESGS
- a CDS encoding HPP family protein, whose product is MLARWLPAAINTRPTEWSRAAIGMALGTLFSVWACSQVFGIEVAYHLIGPLGASAVLLFAVSSGALAQPWSIIGGYLCAGVVALLVAHVLGRTLGSACLAAGMALILMCWLRCLHPPAGAVALTMVLADPTTIAMDWKALEPVMLSAACMLLAALAYNNLTRIRYPKRPAEPAPAVAPVDSQAITAEDLKLALADMEAFIDVTPEDLEQLIHASELHARRRSIGQVFR
- a CDS encoding GNAT family N-acetyltransferase, with the protein product MTFLIRPARPADAATLPAIERSAAELFRLDPALAWLADSDVPDAARHLHAIEQATVWVAENIDGQLAGFLRAVEIDRQLHVEELSVSQHFQGQGIGRKLLSGVIEHARRQQLEAITLTTFRDLPWNAPFYQRMGFVVLDDENIGTHLAEALRDEIAHGLPGKRRCAMRLSLP